TTAAAATGAAATAGATAGTTCAAGTCTTTACAGTTGAACCAACTAATATCGGACAATTTTCGGTCTCTTGTGTGTTATAGTTTTGCATTGTTCAAAACAGCTACAAAAACTTCTATACGACCCCAAAATGGACAACCTTAATGTTCGGGATTTTCTTGGCGTCTTCGTTGTTTTCCTGCTGCTCGTTGTTATTCGTAATGACATCtggaattgaaaacaaaaaaaaaccaaaaatactcAAATTCGGGGATTTTAATCCAATGGGATAATTTATCCCACAAAAACACTGCAAAATTCATCATCATTTTAGACGCATCAGGCGTTCAGCGTTCAATAATCTTACCTTGCATTGGCGTAAAGTCCTTCAGATAGTCATCGTTCGGATGGCACAGGGGTAAACTTTCGGCCAACTCCCGCCGCGGGTCGGCAATCAGCGAATTGTACGTCACTGGTTTTCGCGCCTTGTCCCCCAAAAGCATTTTGTCCTTGCGTGGGATTTCCTGcaaataatgttaatttttaaaatgaaaaatattatttaagttGAAGCAAACTTACCGGAACAACGGCCACCGTAACGGTGTCGGAGAACTTGACCTTGTTCCGTTCGCCGCTCTCCTTCTTGGCCGACGAAGACGACGAAGAGCTGCCCGGTTGTTGGGAGTAGCCCGACGTCGAAGGTCCGGCCTGAGCTGAACCGGAGGAGTTTGTACTGTTGGACAAAATCGAAGCCGAAGGCTCTTTTCGGCGTTGCAGAAACCGTCCTCGATCGGTTACGTCCAGCGATTGTGATTTCGACTGCGGAAACTTGGACGGAATGTTGCCCGATATTAGGGGGTATTGATGGATTACGGTGCGAGGCGCGTTGTTCGCATTAGCTGTGTTGGGTATGCTACGAAATTGTTGTGAAGGCTGTGAGGTGAACCAGGCTTTCCGTGGCCTCCGGGCAAAGTCCGGTTCATCTTGTACTATGGGTATTCCGATCGTTTGATCGAGGATATTAGTAGTAGGAGGATAGTTCATGCTGTTTGGTGGATTGACCGGCTTCGGTATCACGTCGATAACTACGTGCTGACTTGAGCCAGCAGCAGATGGATTAGGTCTACTCGAGGCAGGATTATCTACGAAGTCTACGTAGAACGGTTGCCGAGGACTTCTGTTGGATATATCCAGCTGTTCCATGGAGAGACTTGCGACGGCCGAGGTAAAGAGCTTCGAAGCAGCCTTCTCTCGTGGATTCAGTCGAGCTCTAACGTTTCCTCGCTGCATCGACGTTCCGAAGTACGGGGAAGTATTGTCCGTTATCGAGAGTAGATTACTAGAGCTAAGAGACTTCCCTTTCAGTCTAATTTGTGCTATTCGAGATTGCTGTTGCTTGTTGAGCTTCAAGGCCATTGCCGTTTGACTCCTTTGCATGACCGTCGTTGGGGCCTTTTTGGGAACGTACGGCAGCGGAGGTCGATCGGCATGGCTAAACTCAGATTTTGTACGTATTTTCGAGGTCGACATGCGAGTTATCACACTTGTTCCACCACTATTGCTCTCCGGCATCGAAGTTTTCGGCAACGGTGGATGTTGCAACGTTCCATTGCGTATCTGCGAAGATTTGGATGAGCTTGAAGACGTTGAATATGACTTGAAACTGACTGCGTCCTGATTCGGTAGCTTGCTTGAAGTTCGCACAGGTAATTGAGGCTGAACACTTTCGCGTCCCGATTCATGACTATCCTCATCACCCTCGTCGTCGTTCTCATCGTCAAAACTGTCTGCACACAACGAACAGGACGAGTTCGAACATAAGGAGTCTGAAATAGAAAGGACACTTACTTTTAccatttttctaacaaaatacaacaacttACGTTCACTATCACTCCGATCGTTTGTACATATCCGATTGATGTCGTCCACTTTCCTCAGCGCTTCTTTCGCCAGTTCAGCGTCACCTTCAGCCTTAGCTTTGTCATGCAATTTTAGAAATAGATCCGCATCGTTGATGTCAATTGCCAAACTGAACGCCTTATTGAAAGATTTACTTCGCAGCAGATAGTGGAAGAATCGCAGCGTCACATCGTTCACCTGATCCCCAAACTCCACCTCAGTCTCAAAGCAAAGCGGCTTCACCGGAACCAGAAAGCTCCCTAAAGCcttctgcagctgcagttcCCGCTCCATTCCCAAGGGTTGCTTAAAAATATAGTTAGCTATTCGATGCAGAGACAGCAGGCACATGGCCCCATAAGTGTCCCAATttaaactcaacagaatattgaTAGCCTTCTCGACCTGATTCAGCGATATGTACTTGTGAATCAGAACGTCCGCTGTCAGTCCGGAAGTGTGGACGTCGCCCTTCAACCCGGCCCCTCCCACAAATCGTAAACATCCAATAGGGCCATTTTCCAACGCTAGCAGCAAAAACGAATCCGTCACGGCATACCGTTCGTTGTGTTCGGTTATTTCCGGTTTTCGGCTCCAGCAAAGTCGGGCAAGATTTGAAGGGTGGATGAAATAGTTGGACAGATCCAGAATACTGGACGGCACGATGTCCTCGCTCATTAGCTGGGTGCGAACGCAGGAGAGGGCGATATCGAAGCACTGTAATTGGCCTTTTTCGTTACCGATCATTACGACCGAGGAATCGCTGTGCCAGGAGACGAATGTTGGGATCTGTGGAAAAAGAAATTAGTTGATTACAATGAAGATATTTGATAGAAACTGCAAATCGAAAATAATGTTGGAGAATTTCGTTTATCACTCTCAACATAGAATGGGTTATAGAACGTTTTCAAACGTTGTTACTGATATCTTCATATAAATCCTTCAGTTATTAAATATTTACAACCTCATTAGAGCAAGGACTATAGGTTAGTAATATATGATCGATGTTTTAAAGGGCTGTTAGCAACACTACTCTGTTTAACGTATTCTCCAGTCGACGTGCTTTTTCATGAGCCGTAAGAGATCGTTGTGGTCTCAAACAGTTGCgttaaaaaagaatgaaatcgcacaGAACACAGTTTAAACTTCTAACTTTGACATACTGCCATTTTTtacagttgatatttttttatgaaactttcacacaagcttgttaaacttataaactcttTATTTATTATGTTTTGAACCTTCTGCATTCACTAGGAAGAGAGATACAACTTTTTTAGTAAAAGTAGGGAAAATTgagattagcttagcttagcttagtttgattgactactcacatccacctgaatcattgaacccaACCCcccaattttaacaaaataattttcactgaaaaaGTTTATGTTTTATCATGTTGTCAGATATTGAAATCATTATATgtatattatttttctacaaaaattgcatttcgaaaaccatgattgtaggcgtggctcagtagaaataattccacatcgccaatggttgctactcagtgattgaccgaggccatcatttttgtccagaggtcaaattaatggtatctgggattaatagcacattcacaatgaacaaaactgatgctctttctttacacatcaataaaggcgccggccacgtcctagtagtgaATAGATAGGTAAGAAAAacagagaaagggatgaaagacattaatttgtgctttaggaccgggGTCACCTCTGAATCCTAGCAAACAAGTTTGTTTTAGAATGTGAGTGGAAGAATATGATCAGGAAGCACTTATGACAGGTGCGATCTAGTTTTTTCGTTAgtactattttcaaaattgttcttgTTTCTTTCCTTCTTTTCTCCCGGATTTTATTCTACTGACACTCCTATTGTTATCTTGAGGgcttatcaaaaatcaaagtcgaagaaaaatttgttttgttattaCGACCAGACTCCTGCTACTGCGATAAAGcaattggaataaattcaaaatctcttaaaattacacgagcTGATTCAACAGCTGCCTTTTCAAATGAAGAACTATCTCCTGTTAAACTTTGTGACAAATAAAATATACAATCAACCGAATACAGGccaataataaataattcagttGTAACTTATAACTATTCAAGATtagattctgaatttgaaaacaattgagaccctcaggatcagaggggtgcaagtgaaaaaatcataaatttcgagttaagtatacctaacgattcttcatgcttcaatgtacatctggtgcaaaacggatttttatattttttttgaactcttttttgattgaattgaaactgtttgaattcgaaaaatatacgAAAAATCAAGCACCTTCACATTTTGGAGCGCGTTTTCttgaaactatcatttaggcacttgcacccctctgattcCAAGTGCCTCAATTGTATAATATCAAAAACAAGACTAACGTagtttataacaaaatttcaaaagccaaaatcaacttgaaatgggATGATATaactcgaacaattttatgacgattttcaaaaaaaaatcacaagaacGAAGAATTTAAAGACGTGTCGATGGAGTTATATATTTTCCAGCGATTTataaagtaaaatgtaaaacgaagtttaccaggtcagctagtagaatataaaaagaaaaataaactgtttaaaaataataaagaacgGGCATACCAAATCAAAGGGAAACGGTGAGTTCTAATGATTTAGGATGCAGGAATAGCTTCAACTGCTGTAAATAATTCTAAGAACGTGGCTTCACTGGATTAAGTGATGTTGGATAAACTGCCGGCTTCGCTTTATCGTAGGATCCAAAGCTTATTAGCAGGTCTTCTTTTGGGTGGCCCACATTTCCAGAGAGTCGGTTTCATTTTCTGAACTTCAACCACTATGAAAGCTTCTATCTTTAAATTTTCCACAAATATCAATTGCAGCAAATCTTCCTGTCCAAAAGTAGGGAAAATTGAGATTGCTTCACAAAATAAGCTGTAACATTGTGAAATTTCACGTTTTCATCATCACgtggtaaaaattattttgcacaaAAAGCAGAGGCGAATGTAAGATATGTGTTGGCTGCCTTTGATCTAACTTACCTTTCCGAACTCTATATATTCTTCAAAGCTATCGATCTTATTCTGTAAATCTTTTCGTGAACTTTTACTAACTTTAGCTTTAGCTATGAAATGTAAACAGTGcagaacaaaaagaaaatttggcACATTTAACCTAATGGATTGAGCCGTtgcaaataaacgaattattaaaaaaaataaagcagaggcgaaccagcctggtgctgaaaacctctcaaataaagacaatttttttttttttttttttgaaaactcatgaactgttgttttttttatgtttttggatcaaatggttaagaagtataaggaaccactctaggatgctcaaaatgttcaaaccaagcatcggagtgggacccttgatctcaaatatGAGTAAAAAGTGTATGATTATTGCGAATAACAGAATGTAGACCCCTAAACTATGGAGTAAATCCGTCTCCGGCaaacaaaaagtgttgcctgactagcaGACACCCAGCAAATAACTAATAGTTAGCAGTTCCATGGATCGTAATCTGTGCAATCAGCTTTTATGCAATGTGAGAGATGTAgtctgatggacaaagaaatttatgttaaaacctaatttaagaggtcaaattcttctTTGTAACTGTcaggattctaaatgatcatagctgtTGGCGTCTTACCCCACAAGGGCAATTTGGGAGAATTGAATGTCATATCGTTCGAAGCAATagagaaacattttaatatttttcaatttttaatacattttacaTACTGTATATACTGTGCAATAAcgtattatgcaaaaaatatttgttatttggTTACTCTATACCAGTGCAGTGGTATGGTAAAGTGGCCTTCACAATTTTAGGAGTGTTGAGACTCTTCAAGCGGAAACTGGTTTAATTTTGAGGTGTGTGGAAACAACTAGAATAACTTTATTCAATATAACGATAATGAGAAAGTTAGAAATaattaatgttaattttgagctgaaaattacagcaaatttcaaaatcactcacaagattttaacaaaacataaattaaatattttcttgactttttagGTCGAAGTTCATATTTCATATGTTAGCTTTGAGTGAAAcaaatgaaacagaaaaaaaaatgaaaatgaatatgtttgttataaaatatcGTTGTTATAGCACGTAGAAgctcaaaatgatttaaatcgaTTTTGTAACATAATCACATTATACTGTAATCACACCACTATCAGAATTATATTGGTAAAAAACTTTTACAATTTGTAATTCgaattgttttttcaaaactttgtttaCCAATAAAAGTTATTCagcttgttaaaattgatttgaaatatatCGAAACTCTGTTCTTAAGTTATATTTACTTAACTTCAACAGAAAAaggtaacattttgaaaattaaatcttttattgtaaatttactATATCGGTGAAACatgtaatcaaaaatatttggCTAAATTTATACTCTAGGTAACCCACTGACGTTCGTTTGTATTTCATACTAAAGAAAAAGTTGCTGTGTGGCCCGCAATCAAGCCTCAGTACTAAAATCTGGCCCGCCTGTTGATAATCTTGGGACCCATGCTCTAGAGTGACTGCAGGAACGTTTATGCTAGCCGAAATCAAATAAGTTTAACATGTCATAAATTAATCGAAGCACCACAAAACTTGCATAAAATGTTCAGGAAATTCAATTCGAGTTTTCAGTTCAAAGATctaaattacaaacaaaacaataaaaaacgaaCCAATCACTTGAATTTTGTGATTCAAAACTTATCATGTTTCATAATTCAGAGATAAATCTTGAAATCTAGTGAGCATACATGATTATAATAAGGAGGCCACGATTGTAGGACTGTAGTTCCATCATTATTGCTCAAGATGTCAAAGAATAAAGTTGTGTAAAGCCCTAA
This sequence is a window from Uranotaenia lowii strain MFRU-FL chromosome 3, ASM2978415v1, whole genome shotgun sequence. Protein-coding genes within it:
- the LOC129755732 gene encoding WD repeat-containing and planar cell polarity effector protein fritz yields the protein MLTLLSELRFWSTKEDITVKDTDLGATKYFEKKSENVKSIYAEGKKHYFEARGCKWNVDNKKPIRLRNALKLLEDELRQRRIVYCKWKNNVLLQIMLSNGLLVHLVISPFTGDINRIYFDKYFIGKLNSELITDVIITQTHILISYHENQITFVHLQKPTARKNNLEKISLMEPKIYNVIIGGPTTRKIPKHLVCSSSQEFVIVWTKSSQNEVYPWRPTVKDQDRANLHVYKLNGAKMELLCYYWTEYDPILVDFSLLNGFQVHSVEQKVSKKGDVTIDSCIYQIHKSKMRRVAVTSIPLQTQVCCNAFSPDHEKLMLGCIDGSVVLFDEGRGITHLVKAAFIPTFVSWHSDSSVVMIGNEKGQLQCFDIALSCVRTQLMSEDIVPSSILDLSNYFIHPSNLARLCWSRKPEITEHNERYAVTDSFLLLALENGPIGCLRFVGGAGLKGDVHTSGLTADVLIHKYISLNQVEKAINILLSLNWDTYGAMCLLSLHRIANYIFKQPLGMERELQLQKALGSFLVPVKPLCFETEVEFGDQVNDVTLRFFHYLLRSKSFNKAFSLAIDINDADLFLKLHDKAKAEGDAELAKEALRKVDDINRICTNDRSDSEHSLCSNSSCSLCADSFDDENDDEGDEDSHESGRESVQPQLPVRTSSKLPNQDAVSFKSYSTSSSSSKSSQIRNGTLQHPPLPKTSMPESNSGGTSVITRMSTSKIRTKSEFSHADRPPLPYVPKKAPTTVMQRSQTAMALKLNKQQQSRIAQIRLKGKSLSSSNLLSITDNTSPYFGTSMQRGNVRARLNPREKAASKLFTSAVASLSMEQLDISNRSPRQPFYVDFVDNPASSRPNPSAAGSSQHVVIDVIPKPVNPPNSMNYPPTTNILDQTIGIPIVQDEPDFARRPRKAWFTSQPSQQFRSIPNTANANNAPRTVIHQYPLISGNIPSKFPQSKSQSLDVTDRGRFLQRRKEPSASILSNSTNSSGSAQAGPSTSGYSQQPGSSSSSSSAKKESGERNKVKFSDTVTVAVVPEIPRKDKMLLGDKARKPVTYNSLIADPRRELAESLPLCHPNDDYLKDFTPMQDVITNNNEQQENNEDAKKIPNIKVVHFGVV